Proteins encoded together in one Oceanobacillus iheyensis HTE831 window:
- a CDS encoding polysaccharide biosynthesis protein encodes MSYKQRLALLILLDSAIVSTAIFISFWVVYPSYPEILLFEELGLSALALLVFHHIYAFIYKLYNKVWAYASVRELLAIVQAVTLTVLSVAVVQLIANGMIYRRALVITWLLHIVLIGGSRFMWRVVRDRYIKQNANQKRTLIIGAGSAGAMIARQLQNEHQSEIYPVAFIDDDIAKQKMEVYNLPVVGRASDIPEKVKDFKIEHIVIAIPSLRNGELKRIVELCGETEAKVQMIPKIEDLMTGKVSVSHLKNVEVEDLLGREPVKLDIQAISEYVTENTVMVTGAGGSIGSEVCRQVMRFKPQKILLVGHGEFSIYNIDMELRTNYKDSEIEIVPLIGDVQDRDRMYQIMQEHHPAVVYHAAAHKHVPLMEYNPHEAIKNNIIGTKNVAEAADAFGVSTFVMVSTDKAVNPTNVMGASKRIAEMVVQDLASRSSTKFVAVRFGNVLGSRGSVIPLFKKQMEQGGPITVTHPEMTRYFMTIPEASRLVVQAGTLARGGEIFVLDMGNPVKIADLARNLIRLSGYNEDEIEIKYTGIRPGEKMFEELLGEDEVFPEQVYEKIYIGKTVEVDQQLITNLLIHFEGFNTQTLKDEMMNIVFAERRILETMKA; translated from the coding sequence ATGTCATATAAGCAAAGATTAGCATTGCTTATTCTTCTTGATTCGGCAATTGTCAGCACGGCAATTTTTATCTCGTTTTGGGTTGTTTATCCATCCTATCCGGAGATATTACTATTTGAAGAATTAGGCTTAAGTGCACTTGCGTTGCTCGTATTCCATCATATTTATGCATTTATTTATAAGTTATATAACAAAGTATGGGCATATGCGAGTGTAAGAGAATTATTAGCGATTGTACAAGCAGTGACACTAACTGTTTTATCAGTTGCAGTTGTGCAATTAATCGCAAATGGAATGATTTACCGGAGAGCACTAGTAATCACATGGTTATTACATATTGTATTAATCGGTGGATCTCGATTTATGTGGAGAGTTGTCCGAGATCGCTATATTAAGCAGAATGCAAATCAAAAACGCACGCTTATTATTGGTGCAGGATCTGCAGGAGCAATGATTGCAAGGCAACTTCAGAATGAACATCAATCAGAAATCTACCCAGTTGCATTTATAGATGATGATATAGCGAAACAGAAGATGGAAGTATATAATCTTCCTGTTGTTGGCAGAGCAAGTGACATTCCCGAAAAAGTAAAGGATTTCAAAATTGAACATATTGTAATTGCGATTCCATCATTAAGAAACGGTGAACTTAAGAGAATTGTTGAGCTTTGTGGAGAGACGGAAGCAAAGGTTCAAATGATACCGAAAATAGAAGACTTAATGACTGGTAAAGTATCGGTCAGTCATTTGAAGAATGTAGAAGTAGAGGATCTCTTAGGAAGAGAACCTGTGAAACTAGACATTCAAGCAATATCGGAATATGTGACAGAAAATACGGTTATGGTAACAGGTGCTGGCGGTTCGATTGGGTCAGAAGTTTGTCGACAAGTGATGCGATTTAAACCTCAGAAGATTTTACTAGTTGGGCATGGAGAATTTAGCATTTATAACATTGATATGGAATTAAGAACCAACTATAAGGATTCTGAGATTGAAATTGTCCCACTTATTGGCGATGTTCAAGACCGAGATCGCATGTATCAAATTATGCAAGAACATCATCCAGCAGTTGTGTATCATGCGGCTGCACATAAACATGTTCCACTGATGGAATATAACCCGCATGAGGCGATTAAGAATAACATTATCGGTACGAAAAATGTCGCAGAAGCAGCCGATGCATTTGGCGTCAGCACATTCGTCATGGTATCTACCGATAAAGCAGTGAACCCAACCAATGTAATGGGGGCAAGCAAACGGATAGCAGAAATGGTCGTACAAGACTTAGCATCGCGGAGCAGTACGAAATTTGTCGCAGTGAGATTTGGAAATGTACTGGGTAGTCGAGGAAGTGTGATCCCGCTCTTTAAGAAGCAGATGGAACAAGGGGGACCTATTACGGTTACTCACCCAGAGATGACTCGGTACTTTATGACTATTCCAGAAGCATCTCGATTGGTAGTACAAGCAGGGACCTTGGCAAGAGGCGGAGAAATCTTTGTGCTTGATATGGGAAATCCAGTGAAAATTGCCGACCTCGCTCGAAATTTGATTCGCTTATCTGGATATAACGAAGACGAAATTGAAATTAAATATACAGGAATCCGACCTGGAGAGAAAATGTTCGAGGAATTACTAGGTGAGGATGAAGTGTTCCCTGAACAGGTGTATGAAAAGATATACATTGGAAAAACGGTAGAAGTAGACCAGCAATTGATTACGAACCTATTAATCCATTTTGAAGGGTTCAATACACAAACCTTAAAAGATGAAATGATGAATATTGTCTTTGCAGAGCGTCGAATTTTGGAGACGATGAAGGCTTAA
- a CDS encoding LuxR C-terminal-related transcriptional regulator gives MLKVVYVSIGNEEEQYIHKLLDSEAVEFLSWDRKIGIMNLNSRPHVFIFDLESLPKEDVLKKVNELKEERPDFKVIFFVPTIKQTEMYAMIECQVDSIFEKSQIDKKELKQAIDHLQKDYFYLPISIHKGLLERVKDLKQTNFDIFYQRLSENGIDISIREAYVAYHVKDGLRNLNIAIELGITEGTVKIHVSNLYRKLHIKGRKNMVEYLNNLISDSFIDKENNEYSVIL, from the coding sequence ATGTTAAAGGTTGTGTATGTAAGTATTGGTAATGAAGAGGAGCAATATATACATAAACTATTGGATAGTGAAGCAGTAGAATTTTTGTCTTGGGATAGGAAAATAGGGATTATGAACCTAAACTCCAGACCGCATGTTTTCATATTTGATTTGGAGTCGCTTCCAAAGGAAGATGTATTAAAGAAAGTAAACGAATTAAAAGAAGAACGACCTGATTTCAAGGTTATTTTCTTTGTTCCGACCATCAAGCAAACAGAAATGTATGCCATGATTGAATGCCAGGTAGATAGTATCTTTGAGAAGTCACAGATTGACAAAAAGGAATTGAAACAAGCTATCGACCACTTACAAAAAGATTATTTTTATTTACCGATTTCTATTCATAAAGGACTGTTAGAACGAGTGAAGGATTTAAAACAAACAAATTTTGACATTTTCTATCAAAGGTTATCTGAGAATGGAATTGACATTAGTATCAGGGAAGCGTATGTCGCTTATCATGTAAAAGACGGATTAAGAAATCTTAACATTGCGATTGAATTAGGCATTACAGAAGGAACTGTGAAGATCCACGTAAGTAATCTATATCGAAAGTTGCATATAAAGGGCAGGAAAAACATGGTAGAATATTTAAATAATCTGATTTCTGACTCTTTTATCGATAAGGAAAATAATGAATATAGTGTTATCTTATAG
- a CDS encoding response regulator transcription factor: protein MKVLLAEEKTNDQVNLKNYLNQDESLKLIEFDESFKQANPDIVILYEEYIDKHTLQKAKNMKQLLPDSKVILIYITPNKDQLLQGMLIGLDAVIPYDLFIKQSIETLRIVKAGATVFPFEVKNVVSEQLKEVVIDKKELFQEKIKQHGIHFTKREVDIAFLLMTNHNNHQIASKLFLGEGTVKNYISEIYNKLHIHNRSKTIEYLNKVFQSEEYFSKSDFL from the coding sequence ATGAAAGTATTATTAGCCGAGGAAAAGACCAACGATCAAGTTAACTTGAAAAATTACTTAAATCAAGATGAATCTCTTAAACTGATAGAGTTTGACGAATCATTCAAACAAGCAAATCCTGATATTGTTATCTTATATGAAGAATATATAGATAAACATACACTTCAAAAAGCAAAAAATATGAAACAACTATTACCTGATAGCAAGGTAATCCTCATCTACATCACACCAAATAAAGACCAATTACTACAGGGGATGCTTATCGGACTTGATGCAGTCATCCCTTATGATTTATTTATCAAACAAAGTATAGAGACACTTCGTATTGTGAAAGCCGGAGCTACTGTCTTTCCTTTTGAAGTAAAGAATGTAGTTTCTGAACAATTAAAAGAAGTTGTCATTGATAAAAAGGAACTATTTCAAGAAAAGATTAAACAACATGGTATTCACTTTACCAAGCGGGAAGTAGACATTGCATTCCTGTTAATGACAAACCACAATAATCATCAAATAGCTTCAAAATTATTTCTTGGTGAAGGAACAGTAAAAAATTACATTAGTGAAATCTATAATAAACTTCATATCCATAATCGCTCGAAAACAATTGAATATTTAAATAAGGTTTTCCAATCAGAGGAATATTTTTCTAAAAGTGACTTTTTATGA
- a CDS encoding tyrosine-protein phosphatase: protein MIDIHTHILPGIDDGAKTEEDSIAMAKQAASQGISTIVATPHHRNGSYFNDKSSIIHNVDILNQLISDHQIPVEVLPGQETRINGDMMMEIDSDDLLPINYSKYLFVEFPSASVPRYAKQMLFDIQLKGYTPVIVHPERNQELIEHPDKLYNFVKNGALTQLTAASLIGKFGKDVQKYAHQLIECNQTHFIASDAHNIKSRKFVMAEAFDHVHSKFGNDYVYMLQENAQLLVDNHNVNRMEPTQPKKKKFLGLF from the coding sequence GTGATAGATATTCATACACATATTTTACCTGGCATTGATGATGGTGCAAAAACGGAAGAAGATAGCATTGCCATGGCAAAACAAGCGGCTTCGCAAGGTATTTCTACCATTGTCGCGACACCACATCACCGAAATGGTTCATACTTTAATGACAAATCTTCCATTATTCACAATGTGGATATATTAAATCAATTAATTTCTGATCACCAAATTCCAGTGGAGGTTTTACCAGGACAAGAAACGAGAATTAATGGCGATATGATGATGGAGATAGATTCAGATGATTTATTGCCAATTAATTATTCAAAGTATCTATTTGTCGAATTTCCGTCAGCTAGTGTGCCACGTTATGCAAAACAAATGTTATTTGATATTCAATTGAAAGGGTATACGCCAGTTATTGTCCATCCAGAACGTAATCAAGAGCTGATAGAACATCCAGACAAGCTATACAATTTTGTGAAGAATGGTGCACTTACGCAACTTACTGCAGCGAGCCTAATTGGGAAGTTTGGTAAAGATGTGCAGAAATATGCTCATCAACTCATCGAATGTAATCAGACACATTTTATTGCATCGGATGCTCATAATATAAAATCTCGTAAATTCGTCATGGCTGAAGCATTTGATCATGTGCATAGTAAATTTGGAAATGATTATGTATATATGCTCCAAGAAAATGCACAGTTACTTGTAGATAATCATAATGTAAACCGAATGGAACCAACGCAACCAAAGAAAAAGAAATTTTTAGGGCTCTTTTAA